The following proteins are encoded in a genomic region of Amphiura filiformis chromosome 18, Afil_fr2py, whole genome shotgun sequence:
- the LOC140140141 gene encoding uncharacterized protein isoform X1: MLMASFKVNLFYVTDTYIYCKHLVTMKPFSCTFCGMNHYSLDKLKIHVSRHMIKYVLAHRRKKCEFCNKSLTKYGNLCGHVNNHRMLHVRGKCNKCLISCSNDCDLVNHRPLCISVGYKTDVRSYSTKKRFQCKYCPKCYTWKKSLKAHIRTHTKGYKSDVRRYSTEKRFQCEYCQKCFSWEKSLTAHIRTHTEGKPYQCEYCQKYFTCYSQLTTHIRIHTKEKPYECEDCQKCFTTRGSLNKHIWTHTKEKPYQCESCQKCFVHISHLKQHLRSHTKEKQCEYCQKWFSGSGNFKLHIRTHTREKPYQCEYCQKCFAQMSALKRHIRTHTKEKPYQCEYCKKWFTDRSNYGRHIWTHTKEKPHQCEYCQKCFAQKSHLTAHIRIHTKEKPYQCEYCKKWFTDGSNYGRHIWTHTKEKPYQCESCHKCFAHSSLLKQHIRSHTKEKQCA; the protein is encoded by the coding sequence ATGTTGATGGCCTCTTTTAAAGTAAATTTATTTTATGTGACTGATACATATATATATTGCAAGCATCTAGTGACTATGAAACCTTTTTCTTGTACATTTTGTGGAATGAACCATTATTCTTTGGATAAATTGAAAATCCATGTAAGCAGACATATGATAAAATATGTGTTGGCTCATAGACGAAAAAAGTGTGAATTTTGTAATAAAAGCTTGACAAAATATGGTAACCTCTGTGGACATGTGAATAACCACAGGATGCTACATGTGAGGGGCAAATGTAACAAGTGTTTGATAAGTTGTTCAAATGATTGTGACTTAGTTAACCACAGACCATTGTGCATTTCTGTTGGTTATAAAACTGATGTCAGAAGTTATTCCACAAAGAAACGCTTTCAGTGCAAATACTGCCCGAAGtgttatacttggaaaaaaagtcttaaagcccacatcagaactcataccaaaggtTACAAATCTGATGTCAGAAGATATTCCACAGAGAAACgctttcagtgtgaatactgccagAAGTGTTTTTCTTGGGAAAAAAGTCTTACAgcccacatcagaactcataccgaagggaaaccctatcagtgtgagtattgtcagaaatactTTACATGCTACAGCCAGCTTACAAcccatatcagaattcacaccaaagagaagccgtatgaatgtgaggattgtcagaaatgctttacaacAAGAGGTAGTTTAAACAAACATATCtggactcacaccaaagagaaaccctatcagtgtgagtcctgtcagaaatgctttgtacATATTAGCCATCTCAAACAACACCTCAGatctcacaccaaagagaaacagtgtgagtactgccagaaATGGTTCTCAGGAAGTGGAAACTTTAAactacacatcagaactcacactagaGAGaagccctatcagtgtgagtattgtcagaaatgttttgctcaaaTGTCTGCTCTTAAAAGGCACATAAGAACTCACACCAAGGAAAAACCTTATCAGTGCGAGTACTGCAAGAAATGGTTCACTGACAGGAGTAATTATGGAAGACACATCtggactcacaccaaagagaaaccccatcagtgtgagtattgtcagaaatgttttgctcaaaAGTCTCATCTTACAGCACATATTAGAATACACACCAAGgaaaaaccctatcagtgtgagtactgcaaGAAATGGTTCACTGACGGTAGTAATTATGGAAGACACATCtggactcacaccaaagagaaaccctatcagtgcgagTCCTGTCATAAATGCTTTGCACATAGCAGCCTTCTCAAACAACATATCAGATCTCACACAAAGGAGAAACAGTGTGCATAG